One window of Atribacter laminatus genomic DNA carries:
- a CDS encoding purine-nucleoside phosphorylase — MENLRLKIEESARFIQERIDFSPGIGIILGTGLGALADDIEIDRVVPYDEIPWFPVSTVESHHGNFIIGELAGKKIVAMQGRFHYYEGYSMKQITFPVRVMQELGIQILIVSNAAGGMNRNMKRSDLMIICDHINLLGDNPLRGENDPELGPRFLDMSNTYDPELIQLAQQIALEKGIYVMKGVYAALAGPNFETPAEYRFLISIGADAVGMSTVPEVLVARHAGMKVFGVSCITDLAIDGVIEPVSHEVVIQAANEAQPKLKLLIRELVGRIDLV; from the coding sequence ATGGAGAATTTACGTTTAAAAATTGAAGAAAGTGCTCGTTTCATTCAAGAAAGAATTGATTTTTCACCTGGAATAGGCATTATCTTAGGTACTGGTTTAGGAGCTCTTGCTGATGACATTGAAATTGATCGAGTTGTACCCTATGATGAAATTCCCTGGTTTCCAGTTTCCACAGTTGAAAGTCATCATGGGAATTTTATTATCGGTGAATTAGCGGGAAAAAAGATCGTTGCCATGCAGGGAAGATTTCATTATTATGAAGGATATTCGATGAAACAAATTACTTTCCCGGTTCGGGTTATGCAAGAACTGGGAATTCAGATATTAATTGTCAGCAATGCCGCTGGTGGAATGAATCGAAACATGAAACGCAGCGATTTAATGATTATTTGTGATCATATTAACCTTTTAGGCGACAATCCACTTCGTGGCGAAAATGATCCGGAGTTGGGACCACGATTTTTGGATATGTCAAATACTTATGACCCTGAACTCATTCAATTGGCTCAACAAATCGCCCTTGAGAAAGGGATATATGTTATGAAAGGCGTCTATGCTGCTCTTGCTGGGCCAAATTTCGAAACTCCTGCTGAATATCGTTTTTTGATCTCGATTGGTGCTGATGCGGTTGGGATGTCAACAGTACCCGAAGTCCTGGTAGCTCGTCATGCTGGAATGAAAGTTTTTGGAGTATCTTGTATAACCGATCTGGCGATTGATGGGGTTATAGAACCGGTATCCCACGAAGTGGTCATCCAGGCAGCCAACGAAGCTCAACCAAAGCTTAAGCTTCTCATTCGAGAATTAGTGGGCAGAATAGACTTAGTATGA
- a CDS encoding COG2426 family protein has product MNSQLWIALLSFSPISEIRGSLLYWVSNPVIPFWQALLISILFNLLPFFLVMFFLNAILSVFLRFQWFQSLWNRLVISTRKKFQKYEKWEQIGLTLFIGVPLPITGVWTGSLICFLMGWPIKKSLPFVLLGLGIASTIVSVIVLSGRSLFTLF; this is encoded by the coding sequence ATGAATTCGCAGTTATGGATTGCTCTTTTGAGCTTTTCACCCATTTCAGAAATTAGAGGGTCTTTGCTTTATTGGGTATCTAATCCGGTGATTCCATTCTGGCAAGCTCTTCTTATTTCAATTTTATTCAATCTTCTTCCATTTTTTTTGGTCATGTTTTTTCTTAATGCTATCTTATCAGTATTTTTACGTTTTCAATGGTTTCAATCCCTTTGGAATAGATTGGTGATCAGTACTCGAAAGAAATTTCAAAAATATGAAAAATGGGAACAGATCGGTTTGACTTTATTTATCGGAGTTCCACTTCCTATTACCGGAGTATGGACGGGTTCTTTAATTTGTTTTTTAATGGGCTGGCCAATAAAAAAATCCCTTCCCTTTGTTTTGTTGGGTTTAGGAATTGCTTCTACTATCGTGAGTGTGATTGTGCTTTCGGGTAGGAGTCTGTTCACTCTTTTTTAA
- the mtnA gene encoding S-methyl-5-thioribose-1-phosphate isomerase — translation MFKTIEWKNNQVVFLDQRQLPLEENLIETNDFRVIADAISALGLRGAPLIGVGAAYGIALGAQEALSGHRDQYFSFLESVDQTLRSTRPTAVNLFWALDRMKKIWKDAEMQGISPHDCTEKLLEEAIKIHNEDIQTNQSIAQKGSSLIQDKDAILTHCNAGALACSAWGTALGIVYWAALQEGKKLTVYADETRPLLQGARLTTFELLKNHIPVTLITDNMAGYLMARGQIHKIIVGADRIAVNGDTANKIGTYSLAVLASYHNIPFYVAAPLSTIDIHITSGEVIPIEERKPDEVFYFGEKRIAPQGIEVWNPAFDVTPHQLIRAIITEKGILYPPFVEKLTLLKQDE, via the coding sequence ATGTTCAAAACTATTGAGTGGAAGAATAACCAAGTTGTATTTCTTGATCAAAGGCAGCTCCCCTTAGAAGAAAATCTCATCGAAACCAATGATTTTCGTGTTATTGCTGATGCTATTTCGGCTCTTGGTTTGAGAGGAGCCCCTTTGATTGGAGTAGGAGCAGCCTATGGTATTGCTTTGGGGGCTCAGGAGGCTTTGAGCGGCCATAGGGATCAATATTTTTCCTTTTTAGAATCTGTTGACCAAACCTTACGATCCACTCGACCAACCGCTGTAAACTTATTCTGGGCTTTGGATCGAATGAAAAAGATTTGGAAGGATGCAGAAATGCAAGGAATATCACCTCATGATTGTACTGAAAAACTTCTTGAAGAAGCTATTAAAATACATAATGAAGATATTCAAACCAATCAAAGTATTGCACAAAAAGGATCTTCTCTCATTCAGGATAAAGATGCCATATTAACCCATTGTAATGCTGGAGCGTTAGCCTGCAGTGCCTGGGGAACAGCGTTAGGAATAGTATACTGGGCAGCTCTTCAAGAAGGGAAAAAGCTGACAGTATATGCCGATGAAACCCGACCACTTCTTCAGGGAGCGCGCCTTACCACTTTTGAACTTTTGAAAAATCATATTCCGGTCACGCTTATTACTGATAATATGGCTGGTTATCTTATGGCTCGGGGACAGATTCATAAAATTATCGTGGGAGCCGATCGTATAGCGGTCAATGGAGATACAGCCAATAAAATCGGAACCTATTCATTAGCGGTTTTAGCATCTTATCACAATATTCCTTTTTATGTTGCCGCTCCATTATCAACGATTGATATCCACATTACCTCTGGAGAGGTCATACCTATTGAAGAGAGAAAACCAGATGAGGTTTTTTATTTTGGAGAAAAACGAATAGCACCCCAAGGTATTGAAGTATGGAACCCGGCTTTTGATGTGACGCCACACCAACTGATTCGGGCTATTATTACCGAGAAGGGGATTCTTTATCCTCCTTTTGTTGAAAAACTCACCCTTTTGAAACAAGATGAGTAG
- a CDS encoding DEAD/DEAH box helicase — MTEKITFKQFPLRQEILCALKKKKFDNPSPVQIQVMNETNIMDEDLIVQAKTGSGKTLAFGIPLLNTIEQIPTQPVILILSPTRELAIQTAQELKWLGSEMTIKVATLVGGMDIENQRRELLNGPALVVGTPGRVLDHIRRGHYRTEEIQTIVLDEGDHMLDLGFREELEAIFESHENVDRIWLFSATMPKQVRELSKNYLTHPKWISLDQDLTAHQDIKHRVYLVPYQHRLESLVNVLLWEGPEKALIFCSTRQETIECATFLTEAGFSAKALHGDMTQRERNSSLNSFRVGITTCLVATDVAARGLDIDMVSHVIQLGLPGDLNNYVHRSGRTGRAGHSGLSIALLSNREASHFRNMFSRSSLKVEWKPLPDQAEIQLKNQQRIEYKLTDSNMAVEPHIQQWAEKLIAKEDPVDLVAKLLQWNSKGNNLGYSLKLFLDEDKRIERERKSRFLQDGKNHQKKNREKKGYSAFAKGGTIRLSTGTTNGWEVGKLLGTLCRILGISRQEIGNIRLREDYANVELSQKALQLFQEKKPKFVEEYLINHMSSTKRSSPMRSSIISN; from the coding sequence TTGACCGAAAAAATAACTTTTAAACAATTTCCACTTCGTCAGGAAATTCTCTGTGCTTTGAAGAAGAAAAAATTTGATAATCCGAGTCCGGTTCAGATACAAGTGATGAATGAAACCAATATTATGGATGAAGATCTCATCGTCCAAGCCAAAACCGGATCAGGAAAAACCTTGGCTTTTGGAATTCCACTCCTCAATACCATTGAACAGATTCCAACCCAGCCGGTGATTCTAATTCTCTCTCCAACTCGGGAATTAGCCATTCAAACAGCTCAGGAGCTGAAATGGTTAGGGAGTGAGATGACTATAAAGGTAGCAACTTTGGTTGGTGGAATGGATATCGAAAATCAACGCCGAGAATTATTAAATGGACCTGCCTTGGTAGTTGGAACTCCCGGACGAGTATTGGATCATATTCGAAGAGGTCACTATCGTACTGAAGAAATTCAGACCATTGTTCTTGATGAAGGCGATCACATGTTAGATTTGGGATTTCGTGAAGAGTTGGAAGCAATTTTTGAATCACATGAAAATGTTGACCGAATCTGGTTATTCTCTGCAACCATGCCAAAACAGGTTCGTGAACTCTCAAAAAATTATCTGACTCATCCCAAGTGGATTTCATTAGACCAAGACCTTACCGCTCACCAGGATATTAAGCATCGGGTTTATTTAGTTCCATATCAACATCGCTTAGAAAGTTTGGTTAATGTGTTACTTTGGGAAGGACCAGAAAAAGCGCTGATCTTTTGTTCAACCCGCCAAGAAACCATAGAATGTGCTACTTTTTTAACTGAAGCTGGGTTTTCAGCTAAAGCACTCCATGGTGATATGACCCAAAGAGAAAGAAATTCTTCTCTCAATTCATTTCGAGTGGGAATAACGACCTGTTTAGTGGCAACCGACGTTGCTGCCAGAGGTTTGGATATCGATATGGTAAGTCATGTTATTCAGCTGGGACTCCCCGGAGACTTGAATAATTATGTTCATCGAAGTGGACGGACTGGGAGAGCGGGTCATTCGGGATTAAGCATCGCTTTGCTTTCTAATCGCGAAGCATCCCATTTTCGTAATATGTTTTCAAGAAGCTCACTTAAAGTAGAATGGAAGCCGCTTCCCGATCAAGCAGAGATCCAACTGAAAAATCAGCAACGGATTGAGTACAAACTCACCGATAGCAATATGGCGGTAGAACCTCACATTCAGCAATGGGCAGAGAAACTGATAGCTAAAGAAGACCCGGTTGATTTGGTGGCAAAGCTTTTACAGTGGAATAGCAAGGGAAATAATCTGGGCTATTCTTTAAAATTGTTTCTTGATGAAGATAAACGAATCGAGCGAGAAAGAAAGTCTCGGTTCCTTCAAGATGGAAAAAACCATCAGAAAAAAAACCGGGAAAAGAAAGGCTATTCAGCTTTTGCGAAGGGAGGTACTATTCGTCTATCGACCGGTACGACCAACGGTTGGGAAGTAGGTAAACTGCTGGGAACCCTTTGTCGAATTTTAGGAATAAGCCGTCAAGAGATTGGGAATATTCGATTACGAGAAGACTATGCCAATGTCGAGCTTTCCCAGAAAGCTTTACAACTATTTCAGGAAAAGAAACCAAAATTCGTCGAAGAATATCTGATTAATCATATGAGTTCTACCAAACGTTCCTCGCCAATGAGAAGCTCAATTATTTCAAATTAG
- a CDS encoding DUF4405 domain-containing protein codes for MVNKLTMQIRGLVALGMLILIFIMVISGIILWLAMLGIMNNPGLWSFASRIHPTLGIIMFILGMIHLITNKKMFLNDLKQFKGK; via the coding sequence ATGGTGAACAAATTAACTATGCAAATTCGAGGTTTAGTGGCATTGGGCATGCTTATTCTCATTTTTATTATGGTGATTAGCGGTATTATATTATGGTTAGCCATGCTTGGAATCATGAACAATCCAGGGTTGTGGAGCTTTGCTTCCCGCATCCATCCCACTCTTGGGATTATTATGTTTATTTTAGGAATGATTCATCTTATAACCAATAAAAAAATGTTTTTGAACGATTTAAAACAATTTAAAGGGAAATAG
- a CDS encoding FGGY family carbohydrate kinase translates to MNQYILVLDCGATTLRAVAVGMKGEILAISALPNVPRLQSGCEECLIWDIDEIWNKFLQVIPKVRSQVDGKIEAVTVTTFGADGTTVKKDGTLTYPVISWQCSRTSGWAKRIASLISPREIFRLTGYQIIPFNTIIKLLWMRENVPEALDQADSYMMMPGLLSYKLCGEMSFDYPSASTTMMIDIRTKKWSDRLLSLVGLDETFFPPFTPSGGVIGQVTEKVHSETGIPKGTPVIAAGHDTQFALIGSMADQSEMVLSSGTWEIAAIRIPEYHDSERAFETGIMTEFDAIDDLWNPQMLMMAGGVVEWVRRNFYADIKDRSDIYSLMIDSGREVEPGSGRVIVIPSFMPSGPNKPYETQGTILGLGLTTDRSQVYRAALEGLSFQLKQAVKAFFETFGFEPTALRVVGGGSKNHLWNQIRADVLGIPVITISCEEGTVLGAALFAMVGSDAARSIEEAKNMVEITTRVWEPSENWPRYQKLYEEYEKLPLFLASHYRNKI, encoded by the coding sequence GTGAATCAATATATTTTAGTGCTTGATTGTGGTGCAACAACGCTCCGGGCAGTAGCTGTTGGGATGAAAGGAGAAATACTGGCCATCTCGGCTCTACCCAACGTTCCCCGATTACAAAGTGGATGTGAAGAATGCCTTATCTGGGATATAGATGAAATTTGGAATAAGTTTTTACAGGTTATTCCAAAGGTCAGGTCTCAAGTTGATGGAAAGATAGAAGCAGTCACTGTTACCACCTTCGGAGCTGATGGAACCACGGTAAAAAAGGATGGCACCTTAACTTATCCGGTCATATCCTGGCAATGTTCACGAACATCCGGATGGGCAAAAAGGATAGCAAGCTTAATATCCCCTCGAGAAATTTTCCGACTCACCGGCTATCAAATTATTCCCTTCAATACTATTATTAAGTTATTGTGGATGAGAGAAAACGTTCCAGAAGCACTCGACCAGGCTGATTCCTACATGATGATGCCTGGTTTGTTAAGTTATAAACTTTGTGGTGAAATGTCTTTTGATTATCCCTCAGCATCGACAACTATGATGATTGATATTCGAACTAAAAAATGGTCGGATCGTTTGTTGTCTTTGGTTGGCTTGGATGAAACATTTTTTCCACCTTTTACTCCAAGTGGAGGTGTAATCGGTCAAGTAACAGAAAAAGTTCATTCTGAAACCGGGATTCCCAAGGGAACACCAGTGATAGCTGCTGGTCATGATACTCAATTTGCTTTGATTGGATCAATGGCTGACCAAAGTGAGATGGTTTTGAGTTCTGGAACCTGGGAAATTGCAGCCATACGGATTCCAGAATATCATGACTCAGAAAGAGCCTTTGAAACTGGTATTATGACCGAATTTGATGCTATTGATGATCTTTGGAATCCTCAAATGCTGATGATGGCAGGTGGTGTGGTAGAGTGGGTGCGACGAAATTTTTATGCGGACATCAAAGATCGATCGGACATCTATTCATTGATGATTGATAGCGGGAGGGAAGTTGAACCCGGAAGTGGAAGAGTAATAGTGATTCCTTCCTTTATGCCCTCTGGTCCGAATAAGCCTTATGAAACCCAAGGAACGATTTTAGGGTTAGGATTAACTACTGATCGTTCGCAAGTGTATCGCGCCGCCTTGGAAGGATTATCCTTTCAACTAAAGCAAGCAGTAAAGGCATTTTTTGAGACCTTTGGATTTGAGCCAACAGCCCTAAGAGTAGTTGGAGGAGGCTCAAAAAACCACCTTTGGAATCAGATACGAGCAGATGTCTTAGGGATACCGGTTATTACGATTTCCTGTGAAGAGGGAACGGTTTTAGGAGCAGCCCTTTTTGCTATGGTTGGTTCCGATGCAGCTCGATCCATAGAAGAAGCCAAAAATATGGTTGAAATAACGACTCGGGTTTGGGAACCTTCGGAAAATTGGCCACGATATCAAAAGTTATATGAAGAGTATGAAAAGCTTCCTCTTTTCTTAGCTTCTCATTACCGAAATAAGATTTGA
- a CDS encoding ECF transporter S component encodes MKCRNLVYTGAFSALSIVLSYLIHFPLIPSAPFLLYDPGDVPILIMGLKFSPGIGVIMTAIVSVLFAVLTGQGGPWGVLMHFIATGVYVLVASLIYRRHRNLSSAVKGLIIAPLVMTGVMVIANLFVTPLYLGVTREMVVGMLLPAIIPFNLLKGAINGIITFLLYKKVSNFLEVGNQCVSKPNAVGQ; translated from the coding sequence ATGAAGTGTCGTAATTTGGTTTATACTGGAGCATTTTCTGCTCTTTCCATTGTTTTGAGCTATTTAATCCACTTTCCCCTCATTCCTTCGGCACCCTTTTTACTGTATGACCCTGGTGATGTACCCATATTGATTATGGGCCTTAAATTCAGTCCTGGGATTGGAGTAATTATGACTGCAATTGTTTCAGTTCTATTTGCGGTTTTAACCGGCCAAGGAGGCCCCTGGGGGGTTCTCATGCATTTTATTGCGACTGGTGTATATGTATTGGTTGCTAGTTTGATTTACCGAAGGCATAGAAATCTTTCTTCAGCGGTAAAAGGTTTGATTATTGCTCCTTTGGTGATGACCGGGGTTATGGTGATAGCCAATCTTTTCGTTACGCCTCTGTACTTAGGAGTAACCAGAGAAATGGTTGTTGGCATGCTGCTTCCTGCTATTATACCCTTTAACCTTCTCAAGGGTGCTATTAACGGAATCATAACTTTCTTACTCTATAAAAAAGTCAGTAACTTTCTTGAAGTCGGTAATCAGTGTGTTTCAAAACCCAATGCTGTCGGGCAATAA
- a CDS encoding methylated-DNA--[protein]-cysteine S-methyltransferase: protein MRKSNSFFYSFLSTPLGTAIIGWQNDLLAAFVLPQPTLEEAFQYLQSYHLPHHDSFILETKLPWLDLSDKVNAYFSGEKVAFSEPIIINQFPNYTRQILDITKNIPWGEVKTYQQVAQLSSQKRAYRAVGQALHRNPIPLIIPCHRVIAKNSLGGFGYGLNWKLRLLTLENIHL, encoded by the coding sequence ATGAGAAAATCAAATTCCTTTTTTTATTCCTTTCTATCCACACCATTGGGAACGGCAATTATTGGCTGGCAAAACGACCTGCTGGCTGCATTTGTTCTTCCTCAACCAACCCTTGAAGAAGCTTTCCAATATCTTCAGTCCTACCATCTCCCTCACCACGATTCATTCATACTTGAAACTAAATTGCCTTGGCTTGATCTTTCCGATAAGGTTAATGCTTATTTTTCCGGTGAAAAAGTTGCGTTTTCCGAGCCGATTATTATCAACCAATTTCCTAATTACACACGCCAGATATTGGATATCACCAAAAATATTCCTTGGGGTGAAGTAAAGACTTATCAACAAGTTGCACAACTTTCATCGCAGAAACGAGCTTATCGGGCAGTTGGACAAGCGCTACACCGCAATCCAATTCCTCTGATTATCCCCTGTCACCGGGTTATCGCCAAAAACTCTTTAGGAGGATTCGGTTACGGGCTGAATTGGAAATTACGTTTACTGACCCTCGAAAATATTCATTTATAA
- a CDS encoding ABC transporter substrate-binding protein, which yields MRKILFLSLLVLLSIGLVLPATAAEPVKIGIMQIVDHPALNATRDGVRDALQEVYGYVPDQDIIYDMQSAQGDVATANTIARKFVSDRVDVIVSIATPTSQAAANASKEIPIVFSAVTDPVSAGLVKDLQQPGGNVTGVSDMTPVDRQVEMLKYLFPDAKNLGTVYNAGEVNSVVTNDLAKIACEKNEMSLIEATVSTSADVAIATQSLVGKVDAIYVSTDNTVVSALETVIKVCEDKKIPLILADPTTLEKGATLALGFDYYLHGRQTGDMVARILKGEKPSDIPVEFANKLVLMVNSKNLEILGIQVDDFKALLEKYVEDMRSQNVEVTLEVK from the coding sequence ATGAGAAAGATTCTTTTTTTATCCTTGTTAGTTTTGTTGTCAATTGGTTTGGTTCTCCCAGCAACAGCTGCTGAACCAGTAAAAATTGGGATCATGCAGATTGTTGACCATCCGGCTTTAAATGCAACCCGAGATGGTGTAAGAGATGCTCTTCAAGAAGTCTATGGATACGTTCCCGATCAAGATATCATCTATGATATGCAATCGGCTCAAGGCGATGTCGCAACTGCAAACACCATAGCGCGCAAATTTGTTTCCGATCGGGTTGATGTTATTGTTTCAATTGCCACCCCCACTTCACAGGCTGCAGCCAATGCATCGAAAGAAATCCCAATTGTTTTTTCTGCTGTAACTGATCCAGTCAGTGCTGGTTTGGTTAAGGACCTACAACAGCCAGGCGGAAATGTCACCGGTGTATCGGATATGACACCGGTTGATAGGCAAGTCGAAATGTTAAAATATTTATTTCCTGATGCCAAAAATTTAGGAACCGTTTATAATGCTGGTGAGGTTAATTCGGTAGTAACCAATGATTTAGCAAAAATTGCCTGTGAAAAAAATGAAATGTCACTCATCGAGGCAACAGTTTCAACATCGGCTGATGTGGCTATTGCCACCCAATCATTAGTTGGCAAAGTCGATGCGATTTATGTTTCTACCGACAATACGGTGGTTAGTGCCTTAGAAACGGTTATTAAAGTTTGTGAGGATAAAAAAATACCGTTAATCTTGGCTGACCCAACTACTTTAGAAAAGGGAGCTACTTTGGCCTTAGGTTTTGATTATTATCTGCACGGTCGTCAAACCGGTGATATGGTAGCTCGAATTCTTAAGGGAGAAAAACCATCGGATATACCAGTAGAGTTTGCCAATAAACTGGTTTTAATGGTAAATAGTAAAAATTTGGAAATACTTGGTATTCAGGTTGATGATTTTAAGGCTCTTTTAGAAAAATATGTTGAAGACATGAGATCTCAAAATGTAGAAGTCACTTTGGAAGTCAAATAA
- a CDS encoding ABC transporter permease — protein sequence MYDYFVFSVQEGLLYGILALGVYITFRCLNFPDLTVDGSFPLGAAVFASLVYRGFGPIESMIAAFIAGALAGLFTGVLHTFSKIPALLSGILTMTCLYSINLRIMGRPNISLSENLGHRTVFTMLRDSFNGIPESYLRLFFLIGLIVLIKILLDLFLQTEIGLAIRATGDNETLVEAQGVNPDRIKLVGISLSNALVAFAGAMFAQYQGFVDINMGIGMVVLGLASVIVGEVLLRGRIILVITLQVIIGAVVYRLATAIALNYGYNIGFKPYDLKLFTGLLVIIILSFPVIKEKFRRVK from the coding sequence TTGTACGACTATTTTGTTTTTAGTGTGCAGGAAGGATTGTTATACGGTATTCTTGCCTTAGGTGTGTATATAACTTTTCGTTGCTTGAACTTTCCTGATCTAACGGTAGATGGGAGTTTTCCATTAGGAGCGGCAGTATTTGCTTCATTGGTTTATCGAGGATTTGGCCCGATAGAAAGCATGATCGCCGCTTTTATTGCCGGAGCCTTAGCCGGTTTGTTCACTGGGGTGTTACATACTTTTTCGAAAATTCCAGCTCTTTTATCGGGAATTCTTACCATGACCTGTTTATATTCTATTAATTTAAGGATTATGGGACGTCCTAATATATCACTTTCTGAAAACCTAGGACATCGAACGGTTTTTACTATGCTGAGAGATTCTTTCAATGGTATACCAGAAAGCTATCTTCGGCTCTTTTTTTTAATTGGACTCATTGTTCTTATAAAAATATTATTAGATCTTTTTTTGCAAACCGAAATTGGTTTAGCTATCCGGGCTACTGGCGATAATGAAACTCTGGTTGAGGCTCAAGGGGTCAATCCCGACCGTATCAAGTTGGTAGGAATTTCTCTATCCAATGCTCTAGTGGCATTTGCTGGTGCTATGTTTGCCCAGTATCAAGGTTTTGTCGATATCAATATGGGAATCGGTATGGTGGTTTTGGGTCTGGCTTCGGTAATCGTTGGAGAAGTTCTTCTAAGAGGAAGAATTATTTTAGTAATTACTCTTCAGGTTATTATTGGAGCGGTTGTTTATCGATTAGCTACCGCAATTGCTTTGAACTATGGGTACAATATTGGTTTTAAACCCTATGATTTGAAGCTTTTTACCGGTCTTTTAGTTATTATTATTCTCTCTTTTCCGGTAATAAAAGAGAAGTTTAGGAGAGTGAAATAG
- a CDS encoding ABC transporter ATP-binding protein yields the protein MLQLDHIDKVFFRNTPDERWALRNLSCTVQPDEFVTIVGSNGAGKTTLLNIISGNHFPDRGKVVVESQDVTSLPAFRRARFIGRVFQNTTQGTAASLTIEENFAIAYAKGRTRGLRLAISEHLRKKIREKLAEVGLGLENRLRDRVGLLSGGQRQALALLMATIGNPKILLLDEHTANLDPKTAGKIMNLTNLLIRDDHLTAFMITHDLGDALNFGTRTLLMDDGEIVLDISGEERKKMTIEELLERFSERRRKKFANDRVLLSTETKES from the coding sequence GTGTTACAACTGGATCATATAGATAAAGTGTTTTTTAGAAATACTCCTGATGAAAGATGGGCTTTGAGAAACCTTTCCTGTACTGTACAACCTGATGAGTTTGTCACTATTGTAGGGAGTAATGGTGCTGGAAAAACCACCTTATTAAACATTATCAGCGGTAACCACTTTCCCGACCGGGGAAAGGTGGTTGTTGAAAGCCAAGATGTAACCTCCCTTCCGGCTTTTCGTCGGGCTCGTTTTATCGGTAGAGTCTTCCAAAATACCACTCAGGGGACAGCGGCATCATTGACCATTGAAGAGAATTTTGCTATTGCCTACGCCAAAGGAAGAACCAGAGGGCTCCGTTTAGCAATTTCAGAACATTTGAGAAAAAAAATTCGAGAGAAATTAGCTGAGGTTGGTTTAGGATTGGAAAACCGCCTTCGAGATCGAGTGGGACTTTTATCAGGTGGTCAACGGCAAGCTCTGGCACTGCTTATGGCGACTATTGGGAATCCAAAAATTTTACTTTTAGATGAGCATACCGCCAACCTTGATCCAAAAACTGCTGGGAAAATCATGAATCTAACCAACCTTCTTATTCGAGATGATCATCTGACGGCGTTTATGATTACCCATGACTTAGGAGATGCTCTGAACTTTGGGACTCGAACCCTTCTTATGGATGATGGCGAAATTGTTTTAGACATCTCAGGAGAAGAAAGAAAGAAGATGACCATCGAAGAACTTTTAGAGCGATTTAGTGAACGCCGCCGTAAAAAATTCGCTAACGATCGCGTGTTACTTTCAACCGAAACCAAGGAAAGTTAA